In Amycolatopsis methanolica 239, a single genomic region encodes these proteins:
- a CDS encoding crotonase/enoyl-CoA hydratase family protein → MGVLYEADPRTHVALITIDRPEARNAVNGEVATGIEEALDRIEADDDIWVSILTGTPPVFSAGADLKVVGAGKDREMRTRKGGFAGLIRRERTKPLIAAVDGPALAGGTEIILACDLVVASTAATFGLPEVRRALVAGGGGLFRLGRKIPITIAMEWALTGEAYSATRAYELGLVNELCEPGEAVAVARKLAERITVNAPLAVQYSRQVVLTATSLPDSEAWQISNEATRKVGKTNDVKEGVRAFIEKRPPKWTAS, encoded by the coding sequence ATGGGAGTCCTGTACGAGGCCGATCCGCGCACGCACGTCGCGCTGATCACCATCGACCGCCCGGAGGCCCGCAACGCCGTCAACGGCGAGGTGGCCACGGGAATCGAGGAGGCACTCGACCGGATCGAGGCGGACGACGACATCTGGGTGTCGATCCTCACCGGCACGCCACCGGTGTTCTCGGCGGGCGCCGACCTGAAGGTGGTAGGCGCAGGCAAGGACCGGGAGATGCGGACCCGCAAGGGCGGCTTCGCCGGCCTGATCCGCCGGGAGCGGACCAAGCCGTTGATCGCCGCTGTCGACGGGCCCGCGCTGGCGGGCGGCACCGAGATCATCCTGGCGTGCGATCTGGTCGTGGCCTCCACGGCGGCCACCTTCGGGCTGCCCGAGGTGCGCCGGGCGCTGGTCGCCGGCGGTGGCGGGCTGTTCCGGCTGGGCCGGAAGATCCCGATCACCATCGCGATGGAATGGGCGCTCACCGGCGAGGCCTACTCCGCGACCAGGGCGTACGAACTGGGCCTGGTCAACGAGCTGTGCGAACCGGGCGAAGCGGTGGCGGTGGCGCGCAAGCTCGCCGAGCGGATCACCGTCAACGCGCCACTGGCCGTGCAGTACTCCCGTCAGGTCGTGCTCACCGCCACCTCGCTGCCGGACAGCGAGGCCTGGCAGATCTCGAACGAGGCGACCCGGAAGGTCGGCAAGACCAACGACGTCAAGGAAGGCGTCCGGGCCTTCATCGAGAAGCGCCCGCCGAAGTGGACGGCCTCATGA